The Sphingobacterium bambusae genome includes a window with the following:
- a CDS encoding tetratricopeptide repeat protein, with protein MIKTILGLLALPFVTDVLKAATSLGYQKLKDINEFHKFLALYDIEKPKDEEKSLYIHTLLLFEVRFNQIALSNLLMREDSFLVFKNSYIQNKDKAPFVWHVNNAMVDRQDTILDEFFKIYDSLLRTVMTPVQSEMFNSFVDFKEQSNQQATVILAAIKALNDDSPLVKEQINFANAFIEGKQFTLALDALIILEKNFHVIKSVDHKSAILTNIGHCHFELGKKDEAHQYFKKAFDLNPENYAALCNYAQVLHNRNQCSEADKLIEKAVLSFGQQHSDIWEVYIIIKKGIHGLDEILKQIPGRFVEEPKVKRAIALVYRDQHDFDSYYKIIQEAFALSPEDDSIKVTYIESVLHRYQLDYRIYNLRSVNSDLIKEIDYLFGLIYDLLSSDKDVTESKLFLKQAEVTLLYLLRKESDALVILEELASEYPLEQQKFYRLKAMIHYSLMDFDGAIATLDKHFLLYGEMEDALMLTEITSQANRVDLLERYYQNLIEREGSVFVNQATNFLVDRYIKNQDIDKLIYWQTKIKEFDGLDFRIIEIRILIYLQSDDYLNLLSECESQVNDQTRFSLIYQLVELFEETKAYDKAIALLEKRVLTLDYDPITDHLLRLVEKNGDTFKLVELLSGLRENKGIHSKHSLMECNLYTLNYQFEKAISVAEQYLMVYPDRIDVRLFVITLHFKTQNYELLDQYLDFEFDYLALEKEDLQEYLTILAYRGRITKSIDILYENHRRQNSPQSNDLYLTFWFKFDVLSYLNIPTIVEEDTYVVLYDGANERINLLFENRPSYELIKSRSEVSTDDNLFVHLAGKEVSFEVTLESAFMKKKWIMESIVSKYKHQFDQCFANANGVFKREGSVKSFQIEELSNILNTIGLSRAEGKGTPFSIILDYYRAGEIGIGGISSILNDNPISIRHRIRVQGHKLLASHATVTDHNMLDKNKLRNGLVLDICGVFTLLELNLLDTVSSNLCTLTITPSTYEVIYDYLQQNIYNIKDGETLDSSPILIALRKYVCIENPDTLAVNNNDKIRVYKKHGRSFYDAVLLAHQKGSLLLSDDVAFRSQILNLCGEEIGCWIVPLLKHLKEHELIEDDTYHESLISLLELQYSFISVNEHTLLYCLKSEGYHVSNRFMELSKVLAGRVSTSESVIHTVFNFFDLLINLDNIDDQKNQDIALFSLSSVFAERTVDEVVDSYERIMKLYRGNAALFSFLKRLMLKFLELHNF; from the coding sequence ATGATCAAAACAATTTTGGGGCTATTAGCACTGCCATTTGTCACTGACGTACTAAAGGCCGCTACGAGCCTCGGATACCAAAAACTTAAGGATATAAACGAATTTCATAAATTTTTAGCACTTTATGATATCGAGAAGCCGAAAGATGAGGAGAAATCGCTTTACATACATACGTTGCTACTTTTTGAAGTTAGATTTAACCAAATTGCACTTTCCAATCTTTTAATGCGAGAAGATTCTTTTCTTGTTTTTAAAAATAGCTATATACAGAATAAAGACAAGGCCCCTTTTGTATGGCATGTTAATAATGCGATGGTAGACAGACAAGATACTATCCTGGATGAGTTTTTTAAGATCTACGATAGTCTGCTTAGAACGGTCATGACACCTGTTCAAAGTGAGATGTTTAATTCTTTTGTTGATTTTAAAGAGCAATCAAACCAGCAGGCCACTGTAATTTTAGCGGCTATAAAAGCTTTAAATGACGATAGTCCTTTGGTGAAGGAGCAGATTAACTTCGCAAATGCATTTATAGAAGGCAAGCAATTTACGTTAGCTTTGGATGCACTGATTATTTTGGAAAAGAATTTTCATGTAATTAAATCTGTTGATCACAAATCTGCCATCCTAACGAATATCGGCCACTGTCATTTTGAACTTGGAAAAAAGGATGAAGCCCACCAATACTTTAAAAAAGCTTTCGATTTGAATCCTGAAAATTATGCAGCTTTATGTAATTATGCTCAAGTTCTGCATAATCGAAACCAATGCTCCGAAGCGGACAAGTTGATTGAAAAGGCTGTACTTTCGTTTGGTCAACAGCATTCTGATATTTGGGAAGTATATATCATTATAAAAAAGGGTATTCATGGTCTTGATGAAATTCTTAAACAGATTCCTGGAAGATTTGTTGAGGAACCAAAAGTCAAAAGAGCTATTGCACTTGTATACAGAGATCAGCATGATTTCGATAGTTATTATAAAATTATTCAAGAGGCTTTCGCTTTATCTCCTGAAGACGATAGTATTAAAGTGACCTATATCGAAAGTGTACTCCATAGGTACCAATTAGATTATAGGATATATAACCTTCGAAGTGTTAACAGTGACCTAATTAAAGAAATAGATTATCTCTTCGGGTTAATTTACGACTTGCTTAGTTCTGATAAAGATGTTACCGAAAGTAAGCTTTTTTTGAAGCAGGCAGAGGTAACTTTGCTGTATCTTCTTCGTAAAGAATCCGATGCGTTAGTTATTTTGGAGGAACTAGCATCTGAGTATCCTCTTGAACAACAGAAATTTTATAGGCTAAAAGCTATGATTCATTACTCGTTAATGGATTTTGATGGCGCAATTGCAACGCTGGATAAACACTTCTTGTTGTACGGTGAAATGGAAGATGCTCTCATGCTCACCGAAATAACCTCACAAGCGAATAGGGTCGATTTATTAGAGAGATACTATCAAAACCTCATAGAAAGAGAAGGTAGCGTATTTGTAAACCAAGCAACCAATTTTCTAGTCGACAGATATATTAAAAACCAAGATATCGATAAATTAATTTATTGGCAAACGAAAATTAAGGAATTTGATGGTTTGGATTTTAGAATTATTGAGATAAGGATCTTGATTTATCTACAGTCCGACGATTATTTGAACTTACTCTCTGAATGCGAGTCGCAGGTCAATGACCAAACTAGATTTAGTTTAATCTATCAACTGGTAGAATTGTTCGAAGAAACTAAGGCTTATGATAAAGCGATTGCTCTCTTGGAAAAGAGAGTGTTAACCTTAGACTATGATCCAATAACCGATCATTTGCTGCGTTTAGTTGAAAAAAATGGCGATACTTTCAAATTAGTGGAGTTATTAAGCGGACTAAGGGAGAATAAAGGGATACATTCCAAGCACTCGCTAATGGAATGTAATCTTTATACCTTAAACTACCAATTTGAAAAGGCGATATCTGTAGCCGAGCAATATTTAATGGTTTATCCTGACCGAATTGATGTACGATTGTTTGTTATTACATTACATTTTAAAACGCAAAACTATGAGCTACTTGATCAATATTTAGATTTCGAGTTCGATTACCTAGCATTGGAGAAAGAAGATCTCCAGGAGTATTTGACAATTTTAGCATACCGAGGTCGAATAACGAAATCTATTGACATTTTGTATGAAAACCATCGCAGGCAGAACAGCCCGCAATCAAACGATTTGTATTTGACATTCTGGTTTAAATTTGATGTGCTTTCTTATTTAAACATTCCCACAATTGTCGAAGAGGACACGTATGTAGTTCTTTATGATGGTGCTAACGAAAGAATTAATCTTCTTTTTGAAAATCGACCATCTTACGAATTAATTAAGTCGAGAAGCGAAGTGTCAACTGACGATAACTTATTTGTACACTTAGCGGGGAAAGAAGTTAGTTTTGAGGTTACTTTAGAAAGTGCCTTTATGAAAAAGAAGTGGATTATGGAATCTATAGTCAGTAAATACAAACACCAGTTTGACCAATGCTTTGCCAATGCAAATGGAGTTTTTAAAAGGGAGGGGTCGGTAAAATCTTTTCAAATTGAGGAATTGAGTAACATTCTAAATACTATTGGACTTTCCAGGGCAGAGGGTAAGGGGACCCCGTTTTCTATCATACTTGATTACTACAGGGCAGGGGAGATAGGAATAGGAGGTATTTCTTCAATACTAAATGATAACCCCATTAGTATTCGGCATCGGATAAGAGTACAAGGACATAAATTATTGGCTTCCCATGCGACCGTTACTGATCACAACATGTTGGATAAAAATAAACTAAGAAATGGTTTGGTTCTAGATATATGCGGGGTGTTTACTTTGTTAGAGTTGAATTTATTGGACACTGTTAGCTCAAATTTATGTACCTTAACGATAACCCCTAGCACGTACGAAGTAATTTATGATTATTTACAACAGAACATATATAACATAAAAGATGGCGAGACGCTAGATTCCTCTCCAATATTGATTGCTCTACGAAAATATGTTTGTATTGAAAATCCAGATACTTTAGCAGTTAACAATAATGACAAAATTAGAGTATACAAGAAGCATGGACGATCTTTTTATGATGCCGTATTGTTAGCTCACCAAAAAGGATCACTGCTTTTATCTGATGATGTTGCGTTTAGAAGTCAAATCTTAAATTTGTGTGGGGAGGAAATTGGTTGCTGGATTGTTCCGCTGCTTAAGCACCTAAAAGAACATGAACTTATTGAAGACGATACATACCATGAAAGTTTGATTAGTCTACTTGAGCTTCAATATAGTTTTATTTCTGTCAATGAACATACACTATTGTACTGCCTTAAGTCAGAAGGGTATCACGTATCAAACAGATTTATGGAGTTGTCTAAAGTGCTCGCAGGAAGGGTTTCTACGAGCGAAAGTGTCATTCATACCGTGTTCAATTTTTTTGATCTGTTAATTAATTTAGATAATATCGACGATCAAAAAAATCAAGATATAGCTTTGTTTAGTCTCTCTTCTGTATTTGCTGAAAGAACTGTTGATGAAGTTGTGGATAGCTATGAAAGGATTATGAAGCTGTATAGAGGTAATGCAGCTTTATTTTCTTTTCTAAAAAGACTGATGCTCAAATTTCTTGAACTACACAACTTTTAG
- a CDS encoding DUF4238 domain-containing protein — MKPSNPTKHHYVPRVYLKRFADENSEFFQFSKQYKTISQKHISKVGYKHDYFKIQREETKLINSIQDEYYIEKNGFTQQENNFNKLASLVSQKLQISFEMRKIEVEILLQTIITIKRRNPSTRQQLTDNLKKEAASGTFERIFEPFRELAQKVDNADPMIYLNKEKNEFINDPSKSDDLYLSSFIDQSKVVREITKTFFQSAIQIYHAPEDSQFVTSDNPGFFVSGNEIINFGGLGGSYLFAFPISPETCLIIDSDESGYPSIHHTTIIPKVCTKKQVDYINYATTLIANGNVFVKDRQYAEQVKSQSRTNQ; from the coding sequence ATGAAACCTAGTAACCCAACAAAACATCATTATGTTCCAAGAGTTTATCTAAAGCGCTTTGCTGATGAGAATAGTGAGTTTTTTCAATTCAGTAAACAATACAAAACGATTTCACAAAAACATATCTCTAAGGTTGGCTATAAACATGATTATTTCAAAATTCAACGAGAAGAAACAAAGCTTATCAATAGCATACAAGATGAATATTATATTGAAAAGAACGGTTTCACCCAACAGGAAAACAATTTCAATAAATTAGCGAGCCTCGTATCGCAAAAACTTCAAATCTCTTTTGAGATGAGAAAAATCGAGGTAGAAATACTTTTACAAACTATTATTACCATAAAAAGACGAAACCCAAGTACACGTCAACAACTAACCGATAATTTGAAAAAGGAAGCTGCATCAGGCACTTTTGAAAGAATCTTTGAACCATTCAGAGAATTAGCTCAAAAGGTTGATAATGCCGATCCCATGATTTATCTAAACAAGGAAAAGAATGAGTTTATTAATGACCCAAGTAAATCTGACGATCTCTATCTCAGCTCGTTCATTGATCAGTCCAAAGTCGTAAGAGAAATCACAAAAACTTTTTTTCAATCCGCCATTCAAATATATCATGCTCCCGAAGACAGTCAATTCGTCACCAGTGACAATCCAGGATTTTTTGTTAGTGGAAACGAAATTATCAATTTTGGCGGTTTAGGCGGATCATATCTGTTCGCATTTCCAATCAGCCCAGAAACATGTCTAATCATTGACAGCGACGAGTCAGGATATCCTTCGATTCATCATACAACGATAATCCCAAAAGTTTGTACAAAAAAACAGGTCGATTATATAAACTATGCAACTACACTTATTGCAAACGGCAACGTTTTCGTTAAAGACCGTCAGTATGCTGAACAGGTCAAAAGTCAATCCAGAACAAATCAATAG
- a CDS encoding ArsR/SmtB family transcription factor has protein sequence MGITKTDIFSEEHNKLASLFKVLGHPARVAILNHIIKQNACICNDLVEELGLAQATISQHLKELKSIGIIQGSIEGKSVCYCIEEKTWKEVQGIINLFFDQDVKVEKCC, from the coding sequence ATGGGAATCACCAAGACAGATATATTTTCAGAAGAACATAACAAGCTTGCTTCCTTGTTTAAAGTACTGGGACACCCGGCACGCGTTGCTATCCTTAACCATATTATCAAACAAAATGCATGCATCTGTAATGATCTTGTTGAAGAGCTAGGCTTGGCGCAAGCCACCATTTCTCAGCATTTAAAAGAGCTAAAAAGTATCGGCATTATTCAAGGATCTATTGAAGGAAAGTCCGTATGCTATTGCATTGAAGAAAAAACCTGGAAGGAAGTGCAGGGAATAATCAATCTGTTCTTTGATCAAGACGTTAAAGTAGAAAAATGCTGTTAG
- a CDS encoding DUF6428 family protein, whose amino-acid sequence MKLSEIKSILSTLDNVEFQLENGAFVPEHFHVTEVGMISKNFIDCGGTIRTERVVNFQLWNADDFEHRLKPNKLLNIIKLSEEQLGIADAEIEVEYQTETIGKYDLAFSGKHFVLKNKQTACLATEACGLPSDKPKVALSQLQNSCCSPNSGCC is encoded by the coding sequence ATGAAACTATCAGAAATCAAAAGCATCCTATCAACATTAGACAATGTTGAATTTCAATTAGAAAACGGCGCTTTCGTGCCGGAACATTTCCATGTAACCGAAGTCGGTATGATTAGCAAGAACTTTATCGACTGTGGTGGCACGATAAGAACAGAACGCGTGGTCAATTTCCAACTTTGGAATGCAGACGACTTCGAGCATCGATTAAAGCCCAACAAATTGCTTAACATTATTAAACTGTCTGAAGAACAACTGGGAATAGCCGATGCAGAGATCGAGGTAGAATATCAAACCGAAACGATTGGAAAGTATGACCTTGCATTTAGCGGAAAACATTTTGTGCTTAAAAACAAGCAAACAGCCTGCTTAGCGACGGAAGCATGTGGCCTGCCAAGTGATAAACCCAAAGTTGCGCTATCACAGTTGCAAAATTCTTGTTGCTCGCCAAATTCAGGTTGTTGCTAA
- a CDS encoding protein-tyrosine-phosphatase has protein sequence MYPKLVDTIGQFQVDAALMRERKALLKPLIAYIQRKYDEDQEIHINFICTHNSRRSHFAQIWAQTAARFYGIQNVHCYSGGTEETALYDKVVFTLRQQGFQFLQLSAGNNPIYAIKYDDNCAPLIGFSKKYDHPYNPLSHFAAVMTCSQADGGCPYIAGAEKRIPITFEDPKISDNTPEQDKVYAKTSLEIGQDICYVFSQIHKKNEAANIKIS, from the coding sequence ATGTACCCCAAATTAGTAGATACCATCGGGCAGTTTCAAGTGGATGCTGCCCTAATGCGCGAACGTAAAGCCCTACTAAAGCCGCTGATTGCCTACATTCAACGGAAGTACGATGAAGATCAGGAGATCCATATCAACTTTATTTGTACGCATAATTCCAGGCGGAGCCACTTCGCGCAAATATGGGCGCAAACGGCAGCTCGTTTTTATGGTATACAAAACGTTCATTGTTATTCGGGCGGCACAGAAGAAACCGCCTTATACGACAAGGTAGTTTTTACACTACGTCAACAGGGCTTTCAATTTCTCCAATTGTCAGCAGGTAACAATCCGATCTACGCGATCAAGTACGACGATAACTGCGCACCTCTTATTGGCTTCTCGAAGAAATACGATCACCCCTACAATCCCCTCTCCCATTTTGCAGCCGTTATGACCTGCTCGCAGGCTGATGGCGGATGTCCATATATCGCAGGAGCCGAAAAGCGGATTCCAATCACCTTCGAGGACCCCAAGATATCCGACAACACGCCCGAGCAAGACAAGGTTTACGCCAAAACAAGCTTGGAAATAGGCCAAGACATTTGCTATGTGTTTTCACAGATCCATAAAAAAAATGAGGCAGCCAACATTAAAATTTCTTGA
- a CDS encoding ATP-binding protein, translating to MRSYTGIQFLKEFEYSDIGLCVVDPGNDQIDYCNPAFEHILNKSGRDLIGKNYVDLLGPQWEISQTLFTEMLFNSSVLKRNVTAPSSTMESHEQILEVGYIAVHSDHEQSRWLIISVVQKANSDPHREGIKSGTGANAVLELAKSNILLSELNTILKESQENLESAFEAGNLGQCGINFSTGEVTLSKKGRNFFGLAQDIQVTWELLLEAVNEEFHEMVNSAFSDALTLGKPVDSTYSITHLSSKETRWLRVMAKVHFNAQGEPLKLFGLVMDITEQKNDEQRKNDFIAMVSHELKTPITSAQGYTQLIQRKAEESGNVFLGSLADKAFTQLGRMSKLINGFLNLSRLESGKIGIHRERFDFKALINEVVEDARATIPTHTVQVDKCTNIDVCADRDKIQQVLNNLISNAVKYSTVGTNILISCERMGSFLKTQVRDQGIGIDSETISLVFDRFYRVESTPTEHISGFGIGLYICKEIIDRHQGKIWAESTLGIGTVFSFTLPIA from the coding sequence ATGCGAAGCTACACAGGTATTCAATTTTTGAAAGAATTTGAATATTCAGATATCGGATTATGTGTTGTAGATCCCGGTAACGATCAAATTGATTACTGCAATCCAGCATTTGAACATATACTCAACAAATCGGGCCGCGATTTGATCGGCAAGAATTATGTCGACCTGCTAGGCCCGCAATGGGAAATTAGCCAGACACTTTTTACAGAAATGCTGTTTAACAGTTCCGTTTTAAAAAGGAATGTCACGGCCCCGTCAAGCACTATGGAGTCGCATGAACAGATCTTGGAAGTAGGCTATATTGCTGTTCATTCCGATCACGAACAGTCCCGCTGGCTTATTATATCGGTCGTGCAGAAAGCAAACAGCGACCCACATCGGGAGGGTATAAAATCAGGCACTGGCGCCAATGCTGTCCTTGAGCTAGCCAAATCAAACATCCTGCTGAGCGAACTGAACACGATATTAAAAGAGAGCCAAGAAAATCTAGAATCGGCATTTGAAGCTGGTAACTTGGGACAGTGCGGCATAAATTTTTCCACGGGCGAAGTTACGCTCAGCAAAAAGGGCAGAAACTTCTTCGGACTGGCCCAAGATATCCAAGTAACATGGGAACTATTACTGGAGGCCGTAAACGAGGAATTTCATGAAATGGTAAATTCGGCATTTTCTGACGCCCTAACGTTGGGAAAACCAGTAGACAGCACCTATTCCATAACGCACCTTAGCTCAAAGGAGACCAGATGGCTCCGAGTGATGGCCAAAGTTCATTTCAATGCCCAGGGCGAGCCTTTAAAGTTATTTGGACTGGTGATGGACATAACTGAACAAAAAAACGATGAGCAGCGAAAGAATGATTTCATCGCTATGGTAAGTCATGAGCTTAAAACGCCCATCACTTCTGCACAGGGATATACCCAACTGATCCAGCGGAAGGCTGAAGAAAGCGGAAACGTGTTCCTAGGGAGCTTAGCCGACAAAGCTTTTACGCAGCTTGGAAGAATGTCGAAGCTGATTAATGGATTTCTGAATTTATCACGACTAGAGTCTGGCAAAATAGGTATCCATCGAGAAAGATTTGATTTTAAAGCGTTAATCAACGAGGTCGTTGAAGATGCCCGAGCAACTATCCCCACCCATACTGTCCAAGTGGATAAATGTACGAACATAGATGTGTGTGCAGACCGTGATAAAATACAGCAGGTACTAAACAATTTGATAAGCAATGCCGTGAAATATTCCACTGTCGGGACCAATATATTGATCAGCTGCGAGCGTATGGGCTCTTTCTTAAAAACACAAGTGAGGGATCAAGGGATAGGAATTGACTCCGAAACGATCTCGCTAGTTTTCGATCGCTTCTATAGGGTCGAATCAACGCCAACAGAACATATATCGGGCTTCGGAATCGGTCTATACATTTGCAAAGAGATCATAGATCGACATCAAGGAAAAATTTGGGCTGAGAGTACCCTAGGAATTGGAACGGTATTTTCGTTTACGCTACCGATAGCATAA